A genomic region of Xyrauchen texanus isolate HMW12.3.18 chromosome 29, RBS_HiC_50CHRs, whole genome shotgun sequence contains the following coding sequences:
- the LOC127623038 gene encoding uncharacterized protein LOC127623038, which produces MEQAAFPVVTGDPCPGHTEQGRRPLVKGKPALRRLAPPSSDSVSTVEEVQPADRRSLRLARKRPLSYVLLATGRRRPPRRGRTGPPVAQRAALCISSPLPHNAVSGQGEGTELDHDFDSSQVAQGAVALRDYPSAVCPAMAPPTSHRPFVSSLTGNLSPSTGQGGPLGLARERDNLNTLGLPPRVVATIQCARASSTRSLYDCKWRMFEEWCEGRRVTSYQCSITDILCFLQDLMDKGRSFSTIKVYLAAIAACHVGFDSATVGQHPLIRRFMKGARRSLPVPRRVVPEWDLSMVLDAMSQQPFEPLGSISLKNLSFKTALLLALASAKRVSDMHALSVHPSCTKFSLSGDKVFLRPKPAFMPKCFPAFTCEVIELSAFHPAPFSSTEDQRLNALCPARALWAYLDRTSSFRKGDQLFISWGPPHSGNPISKQRLSHWLVEAISLAYESKGVQPPEGIRAHSTRGMAASWALFKGVSLQDICAAASWASPHTFARYYRLDVTRTPVAHSVLGVGSL; this is translated from the coding sequence ATGGAGCAGGCGGCATTTCCTGTTGTTACGGGCGACCCATGTCCCGGGCATACTGAACAGGGGCGCAGACCTCTTGTCAAGGGGAAACCCGCTCTACGAAGACTGGCGCCTCCATCCTCAGATAGTGTGTCTACTGTGGAGGAGGTTCAGCCAGCCGACCGTAGATCTCTTCGCCTCGCGCGAAAACGGCcattgtcctatgttcttctcgctACGGGACGAAGACGCCCCCCTCGGCGTGGACGCACTGGCCCACCCGTGGCCCAACGTGCTGCTCTATGCATTTCCTCCCCTTTGCCTCATAACGCCGTCTCTGGCCAGGGTGAGGGAACAGAGCTTGACCACGATTTTGATAGCTCCCAGGTGGCCCAAGGCGCCGTGGCTCTCAGAGATTATCCCTCTGCTGTATGCCCAGCCATGGCCCCTCCCACTTCGCACAGACCTTTTGTCTCAAGCTTAACGGGAAATTTATCACCCAGCACCGGACAGGGTGGCCCTCTGGGCCTGGCCCGTGAGAGGGACAACTTAAACACATTGGGGCTCCCCCCACGTgttgtggccaccattcagtGTGCCAGAGCCTCTTCAACACGGTCTCTTTACGACTGTAAGTGGCGGATGTTCGAAGAGTGGTGTGAAGGGCGACGGGTAACGTCATATCAGTGCTCAATCACCGACATCTTATGCTTTTTGCAGGACCTTATGGACAAGGGAAGATccttttccactattaaggtctattTAGCTGCTATCGCTGCATGTCATGTGGGGTTCGACAGCGCTACGGTGGGGCAACACCCCCTTATTCGTAGGTTTATGAAGGGTGCACGCCGCTCTCTTCCAGTCCCCAGGAGAGTCGTTCctgaatgggacctctccatggtgctggacGCAATGTCTCAACAGCCGTTTGAGCCCCTGGGGAGTATTTCCCTTAAGAATTTGTCTTTCAAGACAGCTTTGCTCTTGGCCTTGGCATCTGCCAAGCGGGTCAGTGatatgcatgcactctctgttcatccctcgtgcactaaattctctctcagtggagataaggtttttcTCAGGCCCAAACCGgcctttatgccaaaatgcttcccAGCATTCACGTGTGAGGTGATTGAGCTTTCCGCGTTCCACCCAGCTCCTTTCTCCTCCACAGAGGATCAGAGGTTGAACGCTTTGTGTCCTGCACGTGCCCTGTGGGCGTACTTAGACAGGACCAGCTCGTTtagaaaaggcgaccagcttttCATCTCTTGGGGCCCCCCGCACTCAGGGAACCCCATTTCTAAGCAACGCCTTtctcattggcttgtggaagctatatcTTTGGCATATGAATCAAAGGGAGTGCAGCCCCCAgagggcatcagagctcactccactagaggtatgGCTGCCTCTTGGGCTCTATTTAAGGGAGTCTCTTTGCAGGACATATGTGCCGCTGCAAGCTGGGCCTCTCCCCATACGTTTGCCAGATACTACCGGCTAGATGTTACCAGAaccccggtagctcattctgtcctgGGTGTCGGCTCTTTGTAG